DNA from Phragmites australis chromosome 16, lpPhrAust1.1, whole genome shotgun sequence:
GGAAATTAAATGCTCAATCCCGTGGCGTGAAAGACGAAGCCCGGACAGCGGGAGGTTGGAGTTTGACCGCCAGTCCGCGGGCTCAACCGAGCGCGCGAGTAGTGGGATCGAGGGCCTGCTGTCGGAGGGGCACGCGCATGCAGAATGCAGATCGATCACTGCCCCTGCGGCGGTTGCTCAGTCCGTCCACCCGCATGGCATATTGGCATGCGCTCGCTCGCCTGTGCTCCAGTTAACGAGTTAATCACGGTCCTCCGCCGAACCGCCGCGGGAAGAGCTCCGTTGTCCTAAACTTAGCCACCTCCCCGGTTAAATCGTTCGGGCTAGCTCCAGTGTCCGTGAATCTCTTGTTCTCCCCACTTCAGTCGAGACCGGCAGATTTTGATTGCAAGAGGATTGCCGTGTTTTATttaaagaaagagagaagaagatgtgaAGGGGAATAATAAGTTGATCCGgttgagaggagaagagagatcgaaggaagaagaagaggaggaggcagcagGGAGGTcagcggcggaggaggaaggagagagcgCACGGTTCGTTTATGAGCTCCGTCTTCGCCTCGCCCCTGTGCGCGTGTGATTAACCCGGAGTGGAACGAGATGGAGGCGCGGCCGCGGCTGCTCGTTGTGGTCGCGCTCCTCGCTGCCACCGTgtccgccgccggcgcggccagCTTCAACGCCAAGAACTACGGCGCCAAGGGCAACGGCGTCAACGACGACACCAAGgtacgtgcgtgcgtgcgcATCAATTGGAGGTTTCTTTCGTCTTCTTCACTTCGTGCTCCCGCACTGACTGGTCTCATGCCGCGGCCGGCCGTGGTGTTCGTGCAGCCTCTGATGTCGGCGTGGAAGGCGGCGTGCGGGTCGGCCGGCGCCGTGACTCTTGTGGTGCCGCCGGGGACGTACTACATCGGCCCGGTGCAGTTCCACGGCCCGTGCAAGGCGTCCACCTTGACCTTCCAGCTCCAGGCAAGTGGCTCGCGCTCCCAGTAGCAAGTGGTCGTTGCCAGCAATAATTGCCATGCACGATCTCAACGTGCATCAAAGCGCATGCGGTTACTTACTGTTTTATGAGGTCGAGGACGTGTGATGGATGCAGGGGACGCTCAAGGCGGCGTCGGACCTCAAGCGATTCGGCAACGACTGGATCGAGTTCGGGTGGGTGAACGGACTCACCGTCGCCGGCGGCGTCATCGACGGCCAGGGCGCCGCCTCCTGGCCCTTCAACAAGTGCCCCATCCGCAAGGACTGCAAAGTCCTTCCCACCGTAAGCCTATCAATTCGTTGATCTCAGTCCATCCATGACGACAGCCATTAATCCAACCATACATATCGATCACCCCCGAGACACGTACGGCATTGATCTGGAACTAACGCCGCATGCATGCAGAGCGTGATGTTCGTGAACAACCAGAACACGGTGGTGAAGGACGTGACGTCGGTGAACCCCAAATTCTTCCACATGGCGCTGCTGTCGACCAAGAACATCCGGATGAGCGGGCTCAAGATCAGCGCGCCGTCGAACAGCCCCAACACGGACGGCATCCACATCGAGCGCAGCGCGGGCGTGTACATCATGGACACGCACATCGCCACGGGCGACGACTGCATCTCCATCGGCCAGGGGAACGACAACGTCGACATCGCCCGCGTGCAGTGCGGCCCGGGCCACGGCATGAGCGTCGGCAGCCTGGGCCGGTACGTCGGTGAGGGCGACGTCACGCGGGTGCACGTCCGGGACATGACCTTCACGGGCAGCACCAACGGCGTCCGCATCAAGACGTGGGAGAACTCCCCCACCAAGAGCAAGGCCGCGCACATGGTCTTCGAGAACCTCGTCATGAAGGACGTCGGGAACCCCATCATCATCGACCAGAAGTACTGCCCCTATTACAACTGCGAGCACAAGGTACCACCTGTCGTGGCGTGCCTAGCTGCGCCGCCGATGTTACATGACATGTGCTTTTGTTTATGAATGTTGTTGCAGTACGTGTCCGGGGTGACGCTCACTGACATCCAGTTCAAGAACATCAAGGGCTCGGCGACGACGCCGGTGGCGGTGCTGCTCAAGTGCGGCGTTCCGTGCCAGGGCCTCGTGCTGCAGGACGTGGACCTGCGGTACAAGGGGCAGGGCGGCACCTCGGCCAAGTGCGAGAATGCCAAGGCCAAGTACATCGGCTACCAGTTCCCCAGGCCCTGCGCGTAGGCTAGTGCATGCGTGCAGTAGGATATATATTTTGAGGTCCAATGTGTGGTGAAGTGAGCTTTGATTCTTTCATCCTGTTTTTTAGACGTTCCAATTTgttcttgtttgttttttttttccagtttcTTAATTGGCTGATTTTTGCGGTATAACAGAGAGCTGCCAATTTCTGGCATCTAGTTGCTTATCAGTGACCTTGTGAATACTTGGCATTGTTATTGTTATTTCAGAGGACAAGACAGCTGAAGCAAAAGCTAACTCATGAATTTCATGTAATCCTTGAGAATCTGATGGTATTGCTTACAAGTTAGACAATGTCTAAAGTTATAATTGTTATGGAGTTTTCACAGAATTCTTGCAAATCTTATGGTGTGTTGGTTCCAAGTTAGACAATTTGCCAAGTTATTCAAATCCTAGATTTGAACCAGGTCCTACAAATTTTCGGAGCAAAAGCATAAGCAATGCAAGTTAAATAATCAGTCACCGTACGCATGACATGATAACAAGTGCGACATCTTCCCCCAGAACACTATGGAGAAGTAACAATCAGTAGAACACACAAATGACACTGATGTTTGGTTACCATTTCAtcgcaaaaaaagaaagggcAGCCTGATGGGTGCAATATGACATCCAGTTGGATACATTTTAAActtggggaggggagggggagcgtGCTTCCAACTTTCAGGTGACCAAGCCTACGCTTTTCAGTACATAAAGGCCATATCGCATAAGAGCATTGCGCTATCTAAAAAATTTCCTGCTATGAAGCATGTACCCTCAAAACGTTACAGCTATATCTTCTGCAATTATGCAGAGGGAGTAACAAGAAGCGATCCGGTTAACAACCGAAATCTAAGACAAATTGAATTGAATACTAGGCTGCCTAGGCTACTGAGCGCATAGGCAAAAAACAAGCTATTGGTTATGTCAGAAGGGATTGAAGGTGCCATCTGATCTTCCTTCATGGATTGATGTTGCATTCCCGCAGGAAAGGTTGGTCATAATCCAGATACTTCGACCAGTAGCCTCGGAACTTGGGCAGGCCAATCTCTAGCCAGGGCTTCATGTTGCCATTGTAATGTATGACCGCAGCACGCTCAATGTCTCTACTGCTTACATGAGGATTGTAACCTAGACCGAGAACATGCCATGACCGGTTGAGGGGGAATGTCTTATTCCAGAATGTGATCAAACCCGGAGGGAGACTGCCGAGTTTCCAAAGCGATCTGTCTTGATTCTGCgataaaaatatgatgtatGTGTTAATCAAGGTAAACTACTCAATACTGAATCATAATCAGTACATGTAACCAAAGTGAACATGAAAGAAGACATACTGAGAATAGAATTAGAAGCATTTGAGTTATAAACAGTAATGAGATTAAGTTTCTACCATCTTTTCCACAGAGGTAATTTGTTCAAAAGTTTCGAATGTTTCTCTATATGTATTTTCTATAGAATATATGTGTTGAGATGTTTTCGTTCAGTTTAAATGCCCCTGATAATGTAAGCTGAAAAGTGAATATTTAAATTAAGTCGAAAATCTGAAACACAAAATAAATACCTTCCCTGGGGATAAAATATAAATCAATACTTTGCACAATCTTTGGTTCAAAGCATTATTGGTATTTTCAGTGCATCGTTTCTAGGTATAGCCCCAAAGCAAGTTCTAGTTCCCTACTGACAGCTCTGGTACAGACAAAACAATACTCCTCACATGCAACAGAAGTTGATTTAATTTTCATAAACAAGAGGGAAAATAAAATTGAATAAATAACTAGTGTATGAAATTAAGAGTATGTCAATCTTACAAGCTTCTGCCAGGAATGATAGATCTGGGTTATGTTCTGCCGCCTCCATTCAGCCAGATCAAACACATTCATTCCAAAAGCCCAACCACAAGCATGGGGGTCAAAATTCTTGGCAATAACAGGATTTGAGAAATTCAGGTAACGATCGAAGCGATGGAAGCTTTCTCCACAAGTCTCAACAGCACCGTTTACCTTCCCCTTCATATTGATTGACCAGATGCCACTCAGATCCTTCTTTACTACTACGTCATCATCAAGAAAGAGCATCTTGTCAAGCTTCGGATATATCTCAGGCAGGTAAAATCGCAAATGATTAAGGATTGACAGATATTTTGGGTTTCTGTATTTCAAGTTTGAATCTGAGTTTGCACGATTCGTTCTGAAGTAATAATCAATCATGGATTGGGACCCAAGTTGTTTGAGCACTGGACTATAGCTGTCATTTAGCCATGTAAACTCCTCAATATTCTGTACTTCGATTGTTGCTTTTCCAGGAGGGTTAGAGAGGAACCACATTCTCATTGGAGCGTAATTTAGTCTGTCAGTCACTATGTGGAAGACATGATCAGAAGGATGCTGCAAACAATAATTCCACTCAGTATGATGCACACTATCTGTTAAACTCTAACTCAGAAGTATTCAACATACATACCTTGGCATTTAACACTGTTGAATTAACAACAACCGCTGTTGCTAGTATATTATCCGAGAACAAGGCATAATGATACAGTTTTGGGTTAACGAGCTTTTGTTGGTTTGGGAACTGCTGCCGCCCCGGATCCAATGAAAAATATTCATTAGCTAGCCTCAAAGGGAGGCAGTGAAGACCTTTAGGTAGAGTTTTAGCTGCAAGTTGTGTCAGAAAAACAGTCTGTTTCTTGTGTGCATTCAGCTGCTCTTCTGCTGAGTGAAGCATAGCTCGAAGCTTTTTGACAACAACAGAACAATCATCCTGCATCTGTTTGCCCTTAATCAGTATCTGCTCCAGTGCTTTCACCTTGTCATTTGCACTGAACAAGTAGATGAAAATGTTACAGAATTATTGCATGCAACTAATTCCTGTGCTCGATAAAATGCTATAATTTGAAGGAAGTCAACAGAAGTAGTGAGAGATCCTTACTTCTTTGGTAGATCAGAGTCCTTGGATGCATCACCAAGCACCTTTTGAACCTCTCGTATCCTCTGTCGCAAGTCTTTTAAGTATTGGGAATTTGCTCTAATAGATCCAAGACCAAggtatacctttgccttgattAACTGATCCTTGATATTCCGGATTCTTGTATCAGGCAAAACAATGTTTTTAGTTCTACCATCTGTTCTAACTGCTTGGGAGTTTTCCACGATGACCTTAGCAGATATCTGTTTTGGTATACTCTCCAGTAAACTCCCCTGTATATAGGTCATGCAATAAAGATAAAACCATGTAACAAAGGTGACCACAGCACATTGCATAAAGATAAAAGATCCATGAAGAACTACGAAtgtaatttcttcaaagtaaagTAAAAGCATACAAATTTGGAGGCTAATGTAAGCGTGTGAATCAAAGCAGACCCTAAAACTAACTCAGCAAGATTCCAGAACAGTTACAATTTTTGTCTACATAGCTTGACTGTACCATGAAGGAAAAGAACAAGACTGAGCTAAACATGTGCCATTGCAAATGTTGATGAACTACAAAACAAAGAATTACTATAACTGACAACTGTATGAGAACTGCAACTACTAGCTGTAGTCGACAATCACAACAACATAAAATGATTGAAGAAATCTTGCTCATTAAGACTTCGCAGATAAACTAAGAGCTAAGTATTTTCTCTAAGGCTACATCACAGCATTTTGTAGGCATTAAACTGATGATGCAATTGAGCAACTTAATACTTTGCACCAGATTTCTCTTGAGTAAGTTTATTCATGATCAACCGATACTTTTACTGGTTTACATAACTCTGTGAGCATATTTAACCAAAACAAAcacaaaaatgaaatatattcGACATAGCAAGTATTGGCAATTGTCATCTGAATCGTTTTGACCTGCCATAATGTCAAGAAAATGAAAGATACAACAACCCTCCAGCGGCCAGAATGTTCTTTTTCCAAACCAGGAACATTACTGTCCATTAAGTTGCAATAAGCAAGGAAATACTTCCCTACCTACCAATTTCAAAGCTTGGTCCTAACTCTAATAATACATTTCCCAAATAGCAGCGTGCAACCTGAAGCTAAATGACGAATCGGGTCCCAAAATCTCACATAGCTATTCCACAGGTGACAGCTCAACTAAACTTTGGTAAGAGGCAAACCAGTATTAAAAACCACCAACCTCAGAGGAAGATTGCTGCTGTGATCCTGCAGTTTGCTCCTGCTCATCTGACACGCCCCTCGCGGAGCCGACATCTCGTCCCTCCCTCGTGGTCACTTGCTCAATCGCTTCCTCATCTTTCAACTCGGCGCGGTCAGCAACCGCCGTGGCCTCAGAAAGCACTCGGTTCTTGTGCTCCCCTGCCTTCCTCAATGGCAATTCTACAAACAGTTTGTGCGCAAACGATCTCAGAATACAATAACAACGCAAATCTTTACGAAAGACCTCAATTACATTTCATACTGATTCAGCGAACTTAAAAGCACAAGATGCAACGAAACAAACGAAAGATATTCTCCGCACCTTGGCTCTCGGATTCAGTCGATTCTTTTGCCAACTCTCCCAGTTCCTCCGAGAAGACGACGCCGACAGGTTCTTTCAAAGAACTCACAGTTTCCTGCATCCAAAGGAAACGGGAATCTATAATTACTCGTCACCCTGGCCAAGAACAACccaaaaaaagaagagtaaAATTTGTTTACCAGAGGAAGCGCATTCAGCTTGTCTGCCTTGACGCCACGGCCCTAGCGCAACAATTCACCCAAAAAGAAACCATAAGAACCCAAAgaaaaatcccccccccccccccccgaccagAATTCCAAATCCACCGACGAAGCCCCAAGAAACACTCACCTGATTCGCGATTTCGCCGGGAAAATCCCGCGTCTCTGCAAGAAAGTAGGCAGAAACCGTAAGAGCCGCAATGCCAAGAAACCCGCTCAAGAAAGGCCTCAAATCTCGACCAAATCACGCAGGGTTAAAGAGGGCTTACGGATGGGGTTAAGCGCCCCGGAGAGGCGGTTGCTGTAGAGCACGAGCGGGGAGAGCACCGTTagggcgaggaggagcagcagcaccgacctcctcctcgtcctcaccATCTTCGAGTTTGGTTTTCTCGTCTGTGACAGGATTTCGCTTTCGCTCGCTGCGGCCAATCCCTCCGCTATGTTTAGCACTTTAGCAATGGTGAGGTTTGCCTTTCTGGTCCCTGAAGTACTTTCTATTACACCCAAGTCCTGGGAGAGCGAATATTTATGTGAATCTTGAGAAGCATGAGATTTTGTTTCTATTGGAATTGAAATGGCAAAGTGTATATCATTTAACTAGTTTCAGAACTGCTGTTCAATTTGAGCGTTTCACCCTTAAATTCAAATTATTGAGTCAAATCAGAATAAAGGTTAAAATCCGACATAACAGATAAAAATCTAGATTAAAAGTACCGAATGCCTCCTCCAAACGTCAGTGCTTCCAACCTAATCGGTAATTGCTGCCAGTGGATGTACCAATGGAATGAGGTCTCACTCTCTCACTGCATTTGTCAGTCTTTCAAAACTTTTTGTGTGCCATGCTGGTGTCTCTTTTTATCGGTCAGTCTCACATTACTGACATGTCTACGAAAGACGCATATATGGCTTTCCTACTGACTTCTCTCGACATATGTTTGATCAAAAGCCCTCTTATATAAAGTTATATTATTTTGGACCTTTAAATTATCACGTTGCATGAAAGCAGAAGTAAAATTGTAGAAAAGGATGGCACTTgtagaaaagaaaaatgtagaaataaatgtcCGTAAGAAAGTATAAGTTGAATGTGACAATGGTGAAAAGAATGCATCATAGCCAAATTGAAGGCATGCAGAGCTTTGCAACATGCTCAGAATAATGACAACGGTAGTAGCAAATTTATGCCTCTATTGTTTGTTGCCATCGTACTAAGTCTTACTCTCTAATCCTTCTACGCACCTCCCCTGCCATTACTCCTCTAGTTTATGTTCTCCGCCTCTTAAATCCTTCCTCCCTTGCCTATGGCAATGCCTCCTCCGGTTCATCTCCtcgatatgaaaaaaaaaaagaggatggTGTTGAATGCAGTGGTGGAGCTTGAGCACAAATTTAAGAGGGGATGACACTAAATAATGGATGAATAAAACAAGGTAGAGTGGTTACTTTGAAGCTTAATCAACAAAATTACTTAAATACTGCTACTTTTACAGAGTAGTTACACAAATATTTTACAAAGCTCCGCCTTTGATCGCATGAGCAATGCCTCCTCTCCGTCATCTCCTCACTATAAAAAAGAGGATGGGTGGGGTGGTGGTGCGCATTCAACGTGGGAGCATGCGTGGCAATGTGTCAATGTGTGCGTGTGATGGCCAAGCGCAGGGGCAAAAAGGCGCTCTCTGGTGCTCTGGATTCAGCTAAGCTGCCGTACAGTACAGAAAAGCAAGCTGCAAAGCATTCacgctggctggctggctggaaCGTCATTAAGTATGAAAAGGCACTGAAAAATGACAGCGTTGTTGGTAGTCAGTAAACTGTTGGTTGTAGTGCCACAATATGAGCATTAATACCATTTCACATATATAATTAAAACAGCATAATATGATTTATAAACATGATCTTGCACGAATAAGCCAACAGATTAAAATGAACTAAACAACAGGTATATTTCTTATAGAAAAGGTATAATAATTGGCCTCAGGACTTTCATAGTCCTACACCCTAATTGTCCTATCAAATACATTATTGAGTGAGCAAGTTTTCTAAGTTCTCAGCTAGTAATTAGAACTTGAGCAGAACTCTTAAATTTTAAAGCATCATCATGGACTGTGCTACTGtgccgagtgagagagagcacAAATCTGAACAAAAAGGATACAAAATAAGTATTGACAATAGCTAGAGACTAAATCAGTTGTAATATCCTAAATCAGAATGGCAAGAACTCTCTCAACCACAGTAGCACTTATATTATGGATCTAACTAACAAGTAGCAAGGAGCAAGTAGCCCACTAGAGTGTCGACAAGAGATGTGCATCAGTGTACAAGAACTTATTAGGGAGAACCACCGACACAACCTCTAGAGGCTACCGGATTTAACAAACAACTAGAAAAATCACAGATCCACACTATTGTACTTAGATAACATGCCCAATCTTAGACATTCTACTCATCATCGGACATCACTGCACATGTATCCATACTGCTCAGaacagagaaagggagagaggagtGAAACCGAAATACTCACAGTGCTATGCACTCAAATGAGTCAATAATCGAGGTAAGGCACAGCTCTCCAGCCATTGTCCCAAAAATCCTATTCGCCGCGGTTGTCTGTGACGAGGAAGACAGAGATATAGAGCCTCATCGCACCACGTTGACGCGTGCGGACGAGCCTTGGCATTCACAACTCCGACAAACCCTAACACAAGAGAACCTCCAAAACACCTCAAGCACCAAAGCACTAGAGACCATAATCAAGTTACCCTCGTGTCAGCTCAAAGATGACAACCAAACCAAGAGGATCATGAATTAGAAAGGAAAGGATGTTTTTGTGCACCATCCAGAGAGAGGTTTTCCTTTTTCCCGTGCTCACTCAGGAGAAGGAGCCGACCCTCTAATATCTACGATCTCACCCTCTAGCACCCCATGACCCCCGAAAGGAATCAGGAGGGAGGGTTGTGTCGCCGCCGCTGCACAAGGACCGCCACCAACCCTCTCCCTCTTCTCATTTTTCaaccttgctgccctagctgaaCTGATACCTCAACATGATCACCGTCGCATGGGCTTGGGCCGGACAAAGGCAGGGC
Protein-coding regions in this window:
- the LOC133895075 gene encoding exopolygalacturonase-like — protein: MEARPRLLVVVALLAATVSAAGAASFNAKNYGAKGNGVNDDTKPLMSAWKAACGSAGAVTLVVPPGTYYIGPVQFHGPCKASTLTFQLQGTLKAASDLKRFGNDWIEFGWVNGLTVAGGVIDGQGAASWPFNKCPIRKDCKVLPTSVMFVNNQNTVVKDVTSVNPKFFHMALLSTKNIRMSGLKISAPSNSPNTDGIHIERSAGVYIMDTHIATGDDCISIGQGNDNVDIARVQCGPGHGMSVGSLGRYVGEGDVTRVHVRDMTFTGSTNGVRIKTWENSPTKSKAAHMVFENLVMKDVGNPIIIDQKYCPYYNCEHKYVSGVTLTDIQFKNIKGSATTPVAVLLKCGVPCQGLVLQDVDLRYKGQGGTSAKCENAKAKYIGYQFPRPCA
- the LOC133895835 gene encoding probable galacturonosyltransferase 4; this translates as MVRTRRRSVLLLLLALTVLSPLVLYSNRLSGALNPIQTRDFPGEIANQGRGVKADKLNALPLETVSSLKEPVGVVFSEELGELAKESTESESQELPLRKAGEHKNRVLSEATAVADRAELKDEEAIEQVTTREGRDVGSARGVSDEQEQTAGSQQQSSSEGSLLESIPKQISAKVIVENSQAVRTDGRTKNIVLPDTRIRNIKDQLIKAKVYLGLGSIRANSQYLKDLRQRIREVQKVLGDASKDSDLPKNANDKVKALEQILIKGKQMQDDCSVVVKKLRAMLHSAEEQLNAHKKQTVFLTQLAAKTLPKGLHCLPLRLANEYFSLDPGRQQFPNQQKLVNPKLYHYALFSDNILATAVVVNSTVLNAKHPSDHVFHIVTDRLNYAPMRMWFLSNPPGKATIEVQNIEEFTWLNDSYSPVLKQLGSQSMIDYYFRTNRANSDSNLKYRNPKYLSILNHLRFYLPEIYPKLDKMLFLDDDVVVKKDLSGIWSINMKGKVNGAVETCGESFHRFDRYLNFSNPVIAKNFDPHACGWAFGMNVFDLAEWRRQNITQIYHSWQKLNQDRSLWKLGSLPPGLITFWNKTFPLNRSWHVLGLGYNPHVSSRDIERAAVIHYNGNMKPWLEIGLPKFRGYWSKYLDYDQPFLRECNINP